The Aquificaceae bacterium DNA window CTCTTGCCTGTTTGTATAAGAGTTAGTGCTTCAAAGAGCTCATCAAGTGTCCCAAAACCACCGGGGAATATAAGGTAGGCGGTGGAATATCTCAATAGCATAACCTTTCTCACAAAGAAGTAGTCAAAGTTAAGGGAAAGGTTTTGGTATGGGTTGGGAATTTGCTCTGTAGGTATTTGGATGTTTAATCCTACAGACAAAGTTCCTGCGTCTTTGCCTCCTCTGTTTGCAGCCTCCATTATGCCTGGACCACCACCTGTAACTATATGAAAGCCAAGACTTCCAAGCATAAAGGCGGTTCTGTATGCTTTTTTGTAATAGGGGTCTGTCTCATCAAGCCTTGAACTTCCAAAAAAAGTTATGGCAGGACCTACAGAAGACAGAGCATCAAAACCTTGGACAAACTCACTCATTATCTTTAGGACACGCCAAGTGTCACCCTGCCTTATTTTAAGCTCTTCTATGAGACGTATTT harbors:
- a CDS encoding TIGR00730 family Rossman fold protein translates to MNSEEIRLIEELKIRQGDTWRVLKIMSEFVQGFDALSSVGPAITFFGSSRLDETDPYYKKAYRTAFMLGSLGFHIVTGGGPGIMEAANRGGKDAGTLSVGLNIQIPTEQIPNPYQNLSLNFDYFFVRKVMLLRYSTAYLIFPGGFGTLDELFEALTLIQTGKSPRFPIILFGFEYWKPLLDFMKNTMVSYGTIDKSDMDLISICDTPEEAVELIIKEMVNLYRKLEKEEPFNPIFERLKAILYKANALP